In Salmo salar chromosome ssa15, Ssal_v3.1, whole genome shotgun sequence, one genomic interval encodes:
- the cfap126 gene encoding protein Flattop: MSSGYSANQYENAFNSQKLQNWTVPKHFKERPSAAQGHTIFIASDRGHLLPGVKAKRGSAWPDFKGTWELPAHLPPASINPTARSEEGRQRLTHTYTHSGHGIHTHRAAKTTAAPAADGQTEGDQTCNAPTSERPVTGERPVTGQSGRGERPLTQASEREQSLTLTYSKRREQSLEETPQLEREEPQ; this comes from the exons ATGTCGTCGGGTTACTCGGCTAACCAG TATGAAAATGCGTTCAACTCGCAGAAACTGCAAAATTGGACCGTGCCAAAGCATTTCAAGGAG aggcccTCAGCAGCACAGGGCCACACCATCTTCATTGCCAGTGACCGTGGACATCTCCTACCAGGAGTGAAGGCTAAG cgtggcaGTGCGTGGCCAGATTTTAAGGGGACATGGGAGCTGCCTGCTCATCTTCCTCCTGCCTCCATCAACCCCACGGCTCGCTCTGAGGAGGGCAGACagcgtctcacacacacatacacacactccggACATGGCatccacacacacagggctgccaAAACCACCGCCGCTCCAGCTGCAGACGGCCAGACGGAAGGGGATCAG ACCTGCAATGCCCCAACCTCAGAGAGACCAGTCACAGGAGAAAGACCAGTCACCGGGCAATCGGGTCGTGGGGAGAGACCTTTGACTCAAgcctcagagagagagcagtctctCACCCTGACATACAGCAAGAGGAGAGAGCAGTCACTAGAGGAAACACCTCAGCTGGAGAGAGAAGAGCCACAATAG